A genomic region of Gemmata massiliana contains the following coding sequences:
- a CDS encoding ARPP-1 family domain-containing protein encodes MSKSFRALGLVGLFFVGAWYSGGGARTLPIDGSSELVAAPLAYGNLCVYFVYGPDAVSGAKVLTLQEALERELAVVHETGTVNTLAVENRSPDYELFIQSGDIVKGGRQDRVAAVDMLVLPGSGNVPLPAHCVEQGRWTGRVGESARVFQKSDAFAAGKELKYANASGQQSAVWQTVSENQSKLRANVAANVTENASPSSFQLTLEAPAVKSKVAEYEAALKTAGSARGDIVGVVFVVNGQITGAEVYGSNTLFRKAWPKLLSAAAVEAVAEHAGQATTQPPTARAIEHFLARGGESEPVGIRSSVNENALRGHGPASMMYGNVLNPNQDAIELRVEGGRSSVAPVQELLQTEGRLPVVQTEGQLVQTNDLPVTGTVFAPVTLPNPAGAVHVRGTDNERASGRVQTNQSNLRPAPPLNADGNRLSSSRAENRSTLMVESRDPARQNAVIHRSYIKK; translated from the coding sequence ATGAGCAAGTCATTTCGCGCTCTGGGCTTGGTAGGGCTGTTCTTTGTCGGTGCGTGGTATTCCGGTGGGGGCGCGCGAACGCTCCCCATTGACGGCAGCTCCGAACTGGTGGCCGCGCCGCTCGCTTACGGGAACCTCTGCGTGTACTTCGTGTACGGCCCCGATGCCGTCTCCGGCGCCAAAGTGCTGACGCTACAAGAAGCGCTCGAACGCGAACTGGCAGTCGTTCACGAAACGGGCACCGTGAACACACTCGCGGTGGAGAACCGGTCGCCCGATTACGAACTATTCATTCAGTCCGGCGACATCGTGAAAGGCGGTCGGCAGGACCGCGTGGCTGCGGTGGACATGCTCGTTCTGCCGGGATCGGGGAACGTGCCGCTCCCGGCGCACTGCGTCGAACAGGGGCGGTGGACGGGGCGTGTAGGTGAGAGCGCGAGAGTGTTTCAGAAGTCGGATGCGTTCGCTGCGGGGAAGGAGCTGAAGTACGCGAATGCGAGCGGTCAACAGTCTGCGGTGTGGCAAACGGTGAGTGAAAATCAGAGCAAGCTGCGCGCGAATGTTGCCGCGAACGTGACGGAAAACGCGTCGCCCTCTAGCTTCCAACTCACGCTCGAAGCTCCGGCGGTGAAATCGAAGGTCGCCGAGTACGAAGCCGCTCTCAAGACCGCCGGAAGCGCACGCGGGGACATTGTGGGGGTGGTCTTCGTGGTGAACGGGCAGATTACCGGGGCCGAGGTGTACGGATCGAACACGCTGTTCCGGAAAGCGTGGCCGAAGCTCTTGAGCGCGGCCGCGGTCGAGGCCGTGGCAGAGCACGCGGGTCAAGCGACCACGCAACCGCCGACCGCTCGCGCAATCGAGCACTTCCTCGCTCGCGGTGGGGAATCGGAGCCGGTGGGCATCCGCAGTTCGGTGAACGAGAACGCATTGAGGGGGCACGGACCGGCGTCGATGATGTACGGGAACGTGTTGAACCCGAATCAAGACGCTATCGAACTTCGCGTCGAGGGCGGGCGTTCGTCTGTAGCACCCGTGCAAGAGCTTCTGCAAACAGAAGGGCGCCTACCAGTCGTTCAGACTGAGGGGCAATTGGTGCAAACGAACGATCTTCCCGTAACCGGGACCGTCTTCGCCCCTGTGACCCTGCCGAATCCGGCCGGCGCAGTTCACGTTCGGGGCACCGATAACGAGCGCGCTTCGGGGAGGGTGCAAACGAACCAATCGAACTTGCGGCCCGCACCTCCTCTCAACGCCGACGGTAACCGGTTGAGCAGCAGTCGCGCGGAGAACCGGTCGACGCTGATGGTCGAGTCGCGCGACCCCGCGCGCCAGAACGCGGTCATCCACCGGAGCTACATCAAGAAGTGA
- a CDS encoding isochorismatase family protein, producing MLTPATTALLVVDAQQGFTDLCPAELPVPGGSAIVPHVNALLALPFARVDATQDWHPPDHRSFLGQADNIYPPHCVMNTPGAEFLPGLHADRFSAIWRKGYDRDFEAYAVTAQHPGLGAFLSASGIKVVVVCGIATNICCFFAARDLRRAGFDVWLVEDASAGIDVPAAGLFQSKAKEEGLALGIRYCTVADVTSAMSGN from the coding sequence ATGCTCACACCCGCCACAACCGCGCTGCTCGTCGTGGATGCGCAGCAGGGCTTTACCGATCTTTGCCCGGCGGAACTGCCGGTTCCCGGTGGCTCCGCGATCGTGCCGCACGTGAACGCGCTGCTCGCGCTGCCGTTCGCCCGCGTCGACGCGACCCAGGACTGGCACCCGCCGGATCACCGCTCGTTCCTCGGCCAAGCGGATAACATTTACCCGCCGCACTGCGTCATGAACACGCCCGGCGCGGAGTTCCTTCCCGGTCTGCACGCGGACCGCTTCAGCGCGATCTGGCGCAAGGGCTACGACCGCGACTTTGAAGCCTACGCGGTCACCGCGCAGCACCCCGGGCTGGGGGCGTTTTTGTCCGCGTCCGGCATCAAAGTGGTTGTCGTGTGCGGGATCGCGACGAACATCTGCTGCTTCTTCGCCGCACGCGACCTTCGGCGCGCGGGCTTCGATGTGTGGCTCGTGGAGGACGCCAGCGCGGGCATCGACGTGCCCGCGGCGGGATTGTTCCAGTCGAAGGCCAAAGAAGAAGGCTTGGCGCTCGGCATCCGGTATTGCACAGTCGCGGATGTCACGAGCGCGATGAGCGGGAACTAA
- a CDS encoding NUDIX domain-containing protein, protein MSTSGGQKHTYEYPRPALTVDVAIVTREARPRVLLIQRKKDPFAGSWAFPGGFVDENERLGDAARRELAEETGITIADLEQLYTSGDPGRDPRGWTVSVVYLAQVDPDALKPVAADDASAVGLFPLDAPPQLSFDHAVLLGRVRARLADRKPD, encoded by the coding sequence ATGTCCACGAGTGGCGGTCAGAAGCACACTTACGAATACCCCCGACCGGCCTTGACTGTGGACGTGGCCATCGTGACCCGTGAGGCCCGACCGCGCGTCCTTTTGATCCAACGTAAAAAAGACCCGTTCGCCGGAAGTTGGGCGTTCCCAGGAGGTTTCGTCGACGAGAACGAGCGACTCGGGGACGCCGCCCGGCGTGAATTGGCGGAAGAGACGGGAATCACGATCGCCGATTTGGAACAGCTGTATACATCGGGCGATCCGGGACGCGATCCCCGCGGTTGGACGGTAAGTGTGGTGTACCTGGCACAAGTCGACCCGGACGCATTGAAGCCCGTCGCGGCCGACGACGCGAGCGCGGTGGGGTTATTCCCGCTCGACGCTCCCCCTCAACTCTCGTTCGACCACGCCGTGCTGCTCGGTCGCGTGCGTGCGCGGCTCGCGGACCGGAAACCGGATTAG